A section of the Flavobacterium sp. CG_23.5 genome encodes:
- a CDS encoding PIG-L family deacetylase — protein sequence MQNKYILPLILFLFCFQITKAQQPQKLNSVEICNQIQKLNFLGSVLYIAAHPDDENTRLISYLSNEKKARTGYLSLTRGDGGQNLIGPQLRELLGVIRTQELLEARKIDGGEQFFSRANDFGFSKNPQETLEIWDKNKVLADVVWAIRKFQPDVIINRFDHRSSGTTHGHHTASAMLSVESFKLANDPTVFPEQLKLVQPWQPKRQFFNTSWWFYGSKEKFDAADKSNLIDIQTGVYFPSTGKSNQEIAALSRSRHQSQGFGSTGSRGEDTEYLEFINGEQLQNKGSIFEGIDTSWNRVKGGKPIGELLTTIATQFDYHNPSASIPNLAKAYSMVQSLEDNHWKTIKSSAIKEIIAACSGLYLEAVAQNQEATPGRIVKLKLEAINRSETIMQLSSITTLPEQKNAPQNKILANNVSNTINLDLQLPTTIDYTQPYWLKDKGTVGMYSVENQKNIGIPDIIREVKVVFNLLINNIEIPFERTVIYKYNDGVKGEMYNYLDIVPEVTTSILDKVSLFKNGKNKEIAVKIKSGKDGIKGDLKLELPNNWNVLPKSIPFNLEKKGTEQIVYFQVTPPDQNDEAVAKSIAFIDNRPYDKDQIIIDYNHITKQQVLKPAEAKFIKLDLKTNDERIGYIMGAGDEVLKSLSQMGYKVTLLKPEEITPGKLANFDVVITGIRAYNTVKELANKQAILFDFVQEGKTMLVQYNTPEEAVSANIAPFPMKISNDRVTEENAEVRFLAPNHAVLNNPNKITVKDFEGWQQEQGLYYANNFDPAFTPILSSNDKGETPKNGALLVAPYGKGYYIYTGLSFFRELPEGVPGAFRLLSNIISLKAPVKIPAQKFKP from the coding sequence ATGCAAAATAAATATATTCTACCTTTAATACTTTTCCTTTTTTGTTTTCAAATAACAAAAGCGCAGCAACCCCAAAAATTAAATTCGGTTGAAATTTGTAATCAAATTCAAAAACTTAATTTTTTAGGATCTGTTCTTTATATAGCTGCGCACCCTGATGATGAAAATACTCGGTTGATTTCTTATTTATCAAATGAAAAAAAAGCAAGAACTGGTTATTTATCTTTAACTCGCGGTGACGGTGGCCAGAATTTAATAGGACCTCAATTACGTGAATTATTAGGAGTAATAAGAACTCAAGAACTTCTTGAAGCTAGAAAAATTGATGGTGGTGAGCAGTTTTTCTCGCGTGCTAATGATTTTGGATTTTCAAAAAATCCGCAAGAAACATTAGAAATTTGGGATAAAAATAAAGTCTTGGCAGATGTAGTTTGGGCAATTAGAAAATTTCAACCCGATGTAATTATCAATCGTTTCGACCATCGTTCATCAGGAACAACACATGGGCATCATACCGCTTCGGCCATGTTGAGTGTAGAAAGTTTTAAACTCGCAAATGATCCAACAGTTTTTCCAGAGCAATTAAAATTAGTCCAACCATGGCAGCCTAAGCGCCAGTTTTTTAATACTTCGTGGTGGTTTTATGGAAGTAAAGAAAAATTTGATGCAGCAGATAAATCTAATTTAATCGACATACAAACTGGAGTTTATTTTCCATCGACTGGAAAATCAAATCAGGAAATTGCAGCATTAAGTAGAAGTCGTCACCAATCACAAGGCTTTGGAAGCACTGGAAGTCGTGGGGAAGACACCGAATACTTAGAGTTTATAAATGGTGAACAATTACAAAACAAAGGTTCCATTTTTGAAGGAATTGATACGAGTTGGAACCGAGTAAAAGGCGGAAAACCTATTGGTGAATTATTGACAACTATTGCGACTCAATTTGATTATCACAATCCTTCAGCCAGCATTCCAAATTTGGCGAAAGCCTATTCAATGGTACAATCGCTGGAGGATAATCATTGGAAAACGATAAAATCTTCCGCCATAAAAGAAATCATTGCAGCCTGTTCCGGATTATATCTTGAAGCTGTCGCGCAAAACCAGGAAGCTACTCCGGGAAGAATTGTAAAACTAAAACTGGAAGCCATAAATAGAAGTGAAACAATCATGCAATTAAGTAGTATAACCACTTTGCCGGAGCAAAAAAATGCGCCGCAAAATAAAATACTAGCTAATAATGTTTCAAATACCATAAATCTCGATTTACAATTGCCAACAACTATTGACTATACGCAACCCTATTGGTTAAAAGACAAGGGAACAGTAGGAATGTATAGCGTCGAAAATCAAAAAAATATTGGGATTCCAGACATTATTCGGGAAGTAAAAGTGGTATTTAACCTGTTAATCAACAACATCGAAATTCCATTTGAACGAACTGTTATTTACAAATATAACGATGGTGTAAAGGGTGAAATGTATAATTATTTAGATATTGTTCCTGAAGTAACCACAAGTATTCTTGATAAAGTTTCCCTTTTTAAAAACGGAAAAAATAAAGAAATAGCAGTAAAAATAAAATCTGGAAAAGATGGGATCAAAGGAGATTTAAAATTGGAACTACCAAATAATTGGAACGTTTTACCTAAATCAATTCCATTTAACTTAGAAAAGAAAGGGACAGAACAAATCGTTTATTTTCAAGTTACACCTCCGGATCAAAATGATGAAGCTGTAGCCAAAAGCATTGCGTTTATTGATAATAGACCATATGATAAAGACCAAATAATTATCGATTACAACCACATAACCAAACAACAAGTATTGAAACCTGCGGAGGCAAAATTTATCAAATTAGATTTGAAAACTAATGATGAAAGAATTGGTTACATTATGGGCGCCGGAGACGAAGTTCTTAAAAGTCTGTCTCAAATGGGATATAAAGTAACGCTACTTAAACCGGAGGAAATAACTCCTGGAAAATTAGCCAATTTTGATGTTGTAATTACAGGAATACGAGCTTACAATACCGTAAAAGAATTAGCCAATAAACAAGCGATACTTTTTGATTTTGTACAAGAAGGAAAAACAATGCTGGTGCAATACAACACTCCTGAAGAGGCAGTTTCTGCAAATATTGCTCCTTTTCCAATGAAAATTTCAAATGATCGTGTAACTGAAGAAAATGCCGAAGTTCGTTTCTTAGCACCAAATCATGCCGTTTTGAACAATCCAAATAAAATTACAGTTAAGGATTTTGAAGGCTGGCAACAGGAACAAGGCTTGTATTATGCAAATAACTTTGACCCAGCCTTCACTCCTATTTTATCATCAAATGACAAAGGTGAAACTCCAAAAAACGGGGCTTTACTAGTTGCTCCGTACGGAAAAGGATACTATATTTATACCGGCTTGAGTTTTTTTAGAGAATTACCGGAAGGAGTTCCAGGTGCTTTTAGATTATTATCAAATATAATTTCTTTAAAAGCTCCAGTAAAAATTCCTGCACAAAAATTTAAGCCATAA
- a CDS encoding UDP-2,3-diacylglucosamine diphosphatase, protein MKKRKVELVVISDVHLGTYGSHAKELYNYLSSIKPKILVLNGDIIDIWQFRKSYFPKTHLKIIQKIISIASKGTKVYYITGNHDEMLRKFSDMNMGNFTLADKLILDLDDKKAWIFHGDVFDTSVQHSKWIAKLGGLGYDYLILLNRFVNWFLLKLGKEPYSFSKKIKASVKKAVKHISDFEKTATDLAIEKKYDYVICGHIHEPKMIQKENKNGSTLYLNSGDWVENLTALEYNKKRWKLYRYSEANYPVEENLFEMEDVLSNQLIASIISSR, encoded by the coding sequence TTGAAAAAAAGAAAAGTTGAACTGGTTGTAATTTCAGATGTACATCTTGGAACTTATGGAAGTCATGCTAAGGAACTATATAATTATTTATCTTCCATAAAACCTAAAATTTTAGTGCTAAACGGTGACATTATAGACATCTGGCAATTCAGAAAATCTTATTTCCCGAAAACACATTTGAAAATTATCCAAAAAATTATTAGTATTGCCTCCAAAGGAACAAAGGTCTATTACATTACAGGAAACCATGATGAAATGCTGCGAAAATTTAGTGATATGAATATGGGAAATTTCACCTTGGCAGATAAATTAATATTAGATTTAGATGATAAAAAAGCTTGGATTTTTCATGGCGATGTTTTTGACACTTCGGTACAACACTCTAAATGGATTGCGAAATTAGGTGGATTGGGATATGATTACCTAATACTTTTGAACCGCTTTGTCAATTGGTTCTTGCTGAAATTAGGAAAAGAACCCTATTCTTTTTCTAAAAAAATAAAGGCAAGTGTAAAAAAAGCAGTCAAACATATTTCTGATTTCGAAAAAACAGCAACTGATTTGGCTATTGAAAAAAAATATGATTATGTTATTTGCGGTCATATTCATGAACCCAAAATGATTCAAAAAGAAAATAAAAATGGATCTACCTTATATTTAAATTCAGGGGATTGGGTAGAAAATTTGACAGCGTTAGAATACAACAAAAAAAGATGGAAGTTATATCGCTACTCTGAAGCCAACTATCCTGTAGAAGAGAACCTTTTTGAAATGGAGGATGTTTTGAGCAACCAATTGATTGCATCAATAATTTCATCTAGATAA
- the aroC gene encoding chorismate synthase — translation MAGNSYGTLFRLTTFGESHGEALGGIIDGCPSGITLDLDAIQFEMSRRKPGQSAIVTQRKEPDDVQFLSGIFEGKTTGTPIGFIIPNTNQKSDDYSHIKDNYRPSHADYVYEKKYGVRDYRGGGRSSARETASRVVAGAVAKQMLSEIKINAYVSSVGPLFLEKPYQELDFSKTENNPVRCPDEVMASAMEDYIRDIRKQGDTVGGTVTCVIQNVPIGLGEPVFDKLHAELGKAMLSINAVKGFEFGSGFCGAKMKGSEHNDLYNPDGTTKTNLSGGIQGGISNGMDIYFRVAFKPVATIMQKQETLDNQGNITEMTGKGRHDPCVVPRAVPIVEAMAAIVLADFYLINKTYFK, via the coding sequence ATGGCGGGAAATAGCTACGGTACACTATTCAGATTAACCACTTTTGGAGAATCGCATGGAGAAGCTTTAGGCGGAATTATAGATGGTTGCCCTTCTGGAATCACATTAGATCTTGATGCAATTCAATTCGAAATGTCGAGAAGGAAACCAGGTCAATCGGCAATTGTGACTCAAAGAAAAGAACCGGACGATGTACAGTTTCTATCCGGAATTTTTGAAGGGAAAACAACTGGAACTCCCATTGGTTTTATTATACCAAACACCAATCAAAAATCCGATGATTACTCTCATATAAAAGATAATTATAGACCAAGTCATGCCGATTATGTCTACGAAAAAAAATATGGCGTTCGCGATTATCGTGGTGGTGGTCGAAGTTCTGCCCGTGAAACTGCCAGTAGAGTAGTAGCAGGAGCAGTTGCAAAACAAATGTTATCTGAAATAAAAATCAATGCTTACGTTTCTTCTGTTGGACCGCTATTTTTAGAAAAACCGTACCAGGAATTAGATTTTTCGAAAACGGAGAATAATCCTGTTCGTTGTCCGGATGAAGTAATGGCAAGTGCAATGGAAGATTATATTCGCGACATCAGAAAACAAGGCGATACGGTAGGTGGAACTGTAACCTGTGTAATTCAAAATGTGCCTATTGGTTTAGGGGAACCTGTTTTTGATAAACTTCATGCTGAATTAGGTAAAGCCATGCTTTCTATAAATGCAGTGAAAGGATTTGAGTTTGGAAGTGGTTTTTGTGGGGCAAAAATGAAAGGTAGCGAGCACAACGATTTATACAATCCTGACGGAACTACAAAAACTAATCTCTCTGGGGGAATTCAAGGTGGAATTAGCAACGGAATGGATATATATTTCCGAGTTGCATTTAAACCTGTTGCGACCATTATGCAAAAACAAGAAACGTTAGATAATCAAGGAAACATAACTGAAATGACAGGAAAAGGACGACATGATCCTTGTGTTGTTCCTCGTGCAGTTCCTATTGTTGAAGCAATGGCTGCAATAGTCCTTGCTGATTTTTATTTAATTAATAAAACGTATTTCAAATAA
- a CDS encoding dicarboxylate/amino acid:cation symporter: MNTTETKKASIFSNLTTQILIAMVFGALLGIIIHNSISQEAALSFSSKIKMLATVFIRLVQMIISPLVFTTLVVGIAKLGDIKAVGRIGGKALGWFFTASFISLLLGMFFVNLLEPGVGLNLPNVDLASASEVTAKTQSISFENFIEHIVPKSIFEAMATNEILQIVIFSIFFGLAAASLGSYVKPVINALDKTSHIVLKMVNYVMKFAPIGVFGAIAGVFAVRDFQELAITYFKFFGSFLIGISSIWVVLILVGYIFLKSRMTVLLKRIVSPLIIAFGTTSSEAVFPKLTEELERFGVKDRIVSFMLPLGYSFNLDGSMMYMTFASIFIAQAYGVHLDLGTQMTMLLVLMLTSKGIAGVPRASLVVVAATCGMFKIPIEGIALILPIDHFCDMFRSATNVLGNALATSVVGKWEAEAEDEMVTPEII, encoded by the coding sequence ATGAATACAACCGAAACCAAGAAAGCATCAATTTTTTCAAACCTAACGACTCAAATACTTATTGCAATGGTATTTGGAGCTCTTTTAGGGATTATTATTCATAATTCTATTTCGCAAGAAGCGGCGCTATCCTTTAGCAGCAAAATCAAAATGCTAGCTACTGTTTTTATTAGATTAGTCCAAATGATAATTTCACCATTAGTATTTACAACGCTAGTTGTAGGAATTGCTAAATTAGGTGATATCAAAGCAGTAGGGCGAATAGGCGGGAAAGCCCTTGGTTGGTTTTTTACGGCCTCATTCATTTCCTTGTTATTAGGTATGTTTTTTGTAAATCTGCTTGAACCAGGAGTTGGACTTAATTTACCAAATGTTGATTTAGCTTCTGCTTCAGAAGTGACCGCAAAAACACAAAGTATTTCCTTTGAAAACTTCATTGAGCATATTGTGCCTAAAAGTATCTTTGAAGCGATGGCGACTAATGAGATTTTACAAATTGTCATATTCTCTATTTTCTTTGGTTTGGCAGCGGCGTCTTTGGGAAGTTATGTAAAACCAGTTATCAACGCATTAGATAAAACATCTCATATCGTTTTAAAAATGGTAAACTACGTAATGAAGTTTGCTCCAATTGGTGTTTTCGGTGCTATTGCAGGTGTCTTTGCAGTAAGAGATTTCCAAGAATTAGCCATAACTTATTTTAAATTCTTTGGTTCTTTCTTAATTGGAATTTCATCAATTTGGGTTGTATTAATATTAGTAGGATATATTTTTCTTAAAAGCAGAATGACTGTTTTGCTTAAAAGAATTGTAAGTCCATTAATTATTGCATTTGGAACTACAAGTAGCGAAGCAGTTTTTCCTAAGCTTACGGAAGAGCTAGAACGCTTTGGAGTCAAAGACAGAATCGTTTCTTTTATGCTTCCATTGGGCTATTCTTTTAATTTAGATGGGAGCATGATGTACATGACATTTGCCAGTATTTTTATTGCTCAAGCTTATGGAGTGCATTTAGATTTGGGAACTCAAATGACGATGCTTTTAGTTTTAATGCTAACCAGCAAAGGAATTGCAGGCGTACCTAGAGCTAGCTTAGTAGTTGTAGCTGCGACTTGCGGAATGTTTAAAATTCCAATTGAAGGAATTGCATTAATTTTACCAATAGACCATTTTTGTGATATGTTTAGAAGTGCAACGAATGTTTTAGGAAATGCATTAGCCACTTCAGTAGTTGGGAAATGGGAAGCGGAAGCTGAAGATGAAATGGTGACACCGGAAATTATCTAA
- a CDS encoding response regulator encodes MSQIRFFLLIVTLTFFNVNCYSLPITTPNNEILKLTKQASTYLRNSNFEKSLVTARLALHEAIKVKDNNLIACCYKTIGSNFEELAEFDKAIFFYKKGLSYVNKTDNDTIKYGINNNLGNIYCFEKKQFQTGISYYKTSLANCAKIADTSKIVLTKLNIAWAFFDIGFYEEGYPYLKFINTYHQKFGNQSTIVALNMLNGMYYAYKEDNKKATTSFLEGIKLGEEGKEKLDLSYTHQEYSKYLFKKGNYKKAYENLVLYDKITVDLFNKERIEKANRAGINLQLDEYKREIEKIENEKDLQTQSLRKSKIIMLLFIVVLTILLMFLFTLYKNNIFKKNINTELSSTNEKLIFAKEKAEEASILKSQFVSTISHELRTPLYGVIGITNMLLDEHKELANSPHLSSLKFSARYLLSLVNDVLQINKIEENRIILENLTFNISDEINMIKNSLTFLAKNNNNSIDVNIDPAIPENLIGDKLRLSQIIINLVGNALKFTKNGEVFIEVNLLKVTNKFHFIEFKIKDNGVGIAIEDQGKIFEKFVQVGRKEDDYQGTGLGLSIVKRLLKLFGSDISLESALGKGTEFKFTIAFESDPNKTKEIINSIQVDLSLNKLLKVLVVEDNKINQIVTEKILKKNNYSCSIVDDGFQAIKVLEEENFDIIFMDINMPLMNGFETSKRIRSAGIKTPIVALTAFDKEEIAEEAISAGINDIIVKPFDSNTLFKCITNLGAKT; translated from the coding sequence ATGTCCCAAATTAGATTTTTTTTGTTAATTGTAACATTAACTTTTTTTAATGTTAACTGTTATTCTTTACCTATAACAACACCGAATAATGAAATCTTAAAATTAACAAAACAAGCATCTACTTATTTGCGTAATTCTAATTTTGAAAAATCATTAGTAACAGCCAGACTTGCATTGCATGAGGCAATTAAAGTCAAGGATAACAATCTAATTGCATGCTGTTATAAAACTATCGGTTCAAATTTTGAGGAATTAGCTGAATTTGATAAGGCTATTTTTTTTTATAAAAAGGGACTTTCTTATGTCAACAAAACCGACAATGACACCATTAAATATGGAATAAATAATAATTTAGGCAATATATATTGTTTCGAAAAAAAACAGTTTCAAACAGGAATTAGCTATTACAAAACTTCATTAGCGAATTGCGCAAAAATAGCGGATACTAGCAAGATTGTTTTAACAAAACTCAATATTGCTTGGGCTTTTTTTGATATCGGTTTTTATGAAGAGGGTTATCCTTATTTGAAATTTATCAATACTTATCATCAAAAATTTGGAAATCAATCGACCATTGTGGCTTTAAATATGCTCAATGGCATGTATTACGCATATAAAGAAGACAATAAAAAAGCGACTACTTCTTTTTTAGAAGGAATCAAATTAGGAGAAGAAGGAAAAGAAAAATTAGATTTGTCTTACACTCATCAAGAATATTCTAAGTATTTGTTTAAAAAAGGAAACTATAAAAAAGCATATGAAAACTTGGTTCTTTATGATAAAATAACAGTTGATCTTTTCAATAAAGAAAGAATTGAAAAGGCAAATAGGGCTGGAATTAACCTCCAGTTAGATGAATATAAAAGAGAAATTGAAAAAATTGAAAATGAAAAAGACTTACAAACGCAAAGTTTAAGAAAGTCAAAAATTATTATGCTATTGTTTATTGTTGTACTAACGATATTATTAATGTTTCTTTTTACATTATATAAAAACAATATTTTCAAGAAAAATATAAACACCGAGCTTTCTTCTACGAACGAAAAATTAATTTTCGCAAAAGAAAAAGCAGAAGAAGCATCAATTTTAAAATCACAATTTGTGTCAACCATTAGTCACGAATTGAGAACTCCTTTATATGGCGTTATAGGAATTACAAATATGCTTTTAGATGAGCACAAGGAATTGGCTAACAGCCCACATTTAAGTTCTCTTAAGTTTTCAGCTCGGTATTTGCTGTCATTAGTCAATGATGTTTTGCAAATTAATAAAATTGAGGAGAACAGAATTATCCTTGAAAATTTGACTTTCAATATTTCTGACGAAATAAATATGATTAAAAATTCACTTACGTTTCTGGCTAAAAATAATAATAATAGTATTGATGTAAATATTGACCCTGCAATTCCAGAAAATTTAATCGGTGATAAACTGAGACTTTCTCAAATAATAATAAATCTTGTTGGTAATGCTTTGAAATTTACTAAAAATGGCGAAGTATTTATTGAAGTGAATTTATTAAAAGTAACTAATAAATTTCATTTTATTGAATTCAAGATAAAGGATAATGGAGTAGGTATTGCAATTGAAGATCAGGGAAAGATATTTGAAAAATTTGTCCAAGTAGGAAGGAAAGAGGATGATTATCAAGGAACTGGCTTAGGTCTATCTATTGTAAAAAGGTTGTTGAAATTGTTTGGAAGCGATATTTCTTTAGAAAGTGCTTTAGGAAAAGGAACCGAATTTAAATTTACAATAGCATTTGAATCTGACCCTAATAAAACAAAAGAGATAATAAATAGTATCCAAGTTGATTTATCGTTAAATAAACTTTTGAAGGTTCTGGTTGTTGAAGATAATAAGATTAACCAAATTGTAACCGAAAAAATTCTCAAAAAAAATAATTACTCCTGCTCCATAGTCGATGATGGATTTCAGGCTATAAAAGTACTGGAAGAAGAAAATTTTGATATTATATTTATGGATATTAATATGCCTTTAATGAATGGGTTTGAAACTTCAAAAAGGATTCGAAGTGCAGGAATAAAAACACCCATTGTAGCTTTGACAGCTTTTGATAAAGAAGAAATTGCTGAAGAAGCTATTTCTGCAGGAATAAACGATATTATAGTAAAACCATTTGACTCCAATACATTATTCAAGTGCATCACTAATCTTGGTGCTAAAACTTGA
- a CDS encoding Hsp20/alpha crystallin family protein — MGNLVKRNNFVASVDPLFDDILTRDIFDWTNKNFSAIGSNLPSVNLKETDNKLEVELAAPGLKKEDFKIEIDNNMLMISSEKEEEEEEEEEETRKKGNYVRKEFNYQSFYRSFYLPEYLDENKIEATYKDGILHVEIAKINGSMKKTHKTIAIK; from the coding sequence ATGGGAAATTTAGTAAAAAGAAACAATTTTGTCGCATCAGTGGATCCTCTTTTTGATGATATTCTCACAAGAGATATTTTTGATTGGACAAACAAAAATTTTTCGGCTATCGGAAGTAATTTACCTTCGGTAAACTTAAAAGAAACAGATAATAAATTAGAAGTTGAATTGGCTGCTCCCGGATTGAAAAAGGAAGATTTCAAAATCGAAATTGACAACAATATGCTTATGATTTCTTCTGAGAAAGAAGAAGAAGAAGAAGAAGAAGAAGAAGAAACCAGAAAAAAAGGTAATTATGTACGTAAAGAATTTAACTATCAATCTTTCTACAGATCTTTCTATTTGCCTGAATATTTAGATGAAAATAAAATTGAAGCGACTTATAAAGATGGAATTCTACATGTTGAGATAGCCAAAATAAACGGCTCCATGAAAAAAACGCATAAAACAATTGCAATCAAATAA
- a CDS encoding DEAD/DEAH box helicase, which produces MLFEDLSLSKSIQKAVFEQGYLEATPIQEQAIPIVLSGRDMIGCAQTGTGKTAAFAIPIIHQLHRIVGSSKKASPIRALIITPTRELAVQIGQNFDQYGKYTNLVQLTIFGGVSQMPQVEMLKKGIDILIATPGRLLDLVKQGFIDLDHLHTLVLDEADQMLDMGFVNDVKKIVKLTPNNRQTLLFSATMPMAIRELAEMFLKDPATVTVSPVSSTAENVEQRVYFVEKTEKRNLLYHLIKNENLSNVLVFSRTKHGADNVVKALHKHDIAAEAIHGDKSQNARQRVLDGFKNKEINVLVATDIAARGIDIDQLPFVINFDLPNIPETYVHRIGRTGRAGNEGIAISFCSKDEHQYWKDIQKLIKVDVKIVNDHPYGWHSGSPETAPAAKQNNSNRSGGAHKSRKSDISKQNKKRWY; this is translated from the coding sequence ATGTTATTCGAAGATTTATCACTTTCAAAAAGTATACAAAAAGCCGTATTTGAACAAGGCTATTTAGAAGCAACTCCCATACAAGAACAAGCTATTCCAATCGTTTTATCGGGAAGAGATATGATCGGTTGCGCACAAACCGGTACTGGAAAAACTGCAGCTTTTGCTATTCCTATCATTCATCAATTGCACAGAATAGTGGGTTCGTCTAAAAAAGCAAGCCCAATACGCGCCCTAATTATTACACCAACAAGAGAATTAGCAGTTCAAATTGGACAAAATTTTGACCAATATGGAAAATATACCAACTTAGTCCAACTCACCATTTTTGGAGGAGTTTCTCAAATGCCACAAGTGGAGATGTTAAAAAAAGGAATTGATATCTTGATTGCAACTCCGGGACGTTTGCTAGATTTAGTAAAACAAGGTTTTATAGATTTAGATCACTTACACACTTTAGTTCTCGATGAAGCAGATCAAATGCTTGATATGGGATTTGTAAATGATGTCAAAAAAATTGTGAAATTGACACCAAATAATAGACAAACACTTTTATTCTCAGCAACAATGCCAATGGCCATAAGAGAATTGGCCGAAATGTTTTTAAAAGATCCTGCAACCGTAACCGTATCTCCTGTTTCGTCAACTGCCGAAAATGTGGAACAACGCGTTTATTTTGTTGAAAAAACAGAAAAAAGAAATTTACTTTATCATTTAATAAAAAATGAAAACTTATCGAATGTTTTGGTTTTTTCAAGAACCAAACATGGAGCAGACAATGTTGTAAAAGCATTACATAAACATGACATTGCAGCCGAAGCGATTCATGGAGATAAGTCTCAAAACGCAAGACAACGCGTTTTAGATGGTTTCAAAAATAAAGAAATCAATGTTTTAGTGGCTACCGATATTGCAGCTAGAGGAATTGATATTGACCAATTACCATTTGTAATTAATTTTGATTTGCCTAATATTCCTGAAACTTACGTGCATCGAATTGGTAGAACTGGTCGTGCCGGAAATGAAGGTATTGCAATTTCTTTTTGCAGTAAGGACGAGCATCAGTACTGGAAAGATATCCAAAAATTAATAAAAGTAGATGTAAAAATTGTAAACGATCATCCGTATGGCTGGCATTCAGGAAGTCCGGAAACAGCTCCTGCTGCAAAACAAAACAATTCTAATCGCAGTGGCGGAGCTCATAAATCAAGAAAATCCGATATTTCAAAACAAAATAAAAAACGTTGGTATTAA
- a CDS encoding formimidoylglutamase codes for MEKIIPFTINDLAKITNHRSGEIKFGEKMIIVPKETDTVEFLKTSEAKYVLFGIPEDIGIRANFGRPGAASAWDSAIKSIANIQHNRFCKGSQLIVLGQLDVSEEMKDVEHLDFNDIDDRAKLSQLVEKIDKDVSHIIFNIVKSGKTPIIIGGGHNNSYGNIKGSALAKGKPVNAINFDAHSDFRILEGRHSGNGFSYAYEEGFLKKYFIFGLHENYTSKSVLDIIKKIEDRVRYNTYDSINIRKEKEFNMEMGLALEFVNDDFYGIEIDLDAIPNIACSAMTLSGFSVEQLRQFVSFFAKNKNATYLHICEGAPDLGEDKNNHLIGKLIGYLVTDFIKSNTNNNLALTRTIL; via the coding sequence ATGGAAAAGATTATCCCTTTTACAATCAATGATCTTGCTAAAATTACTAACCATAGAAGTGGTGAAATAAAATTTGGTGAGAAAATGATAATAGTGCCAAAAGAGACTGATACAGTAGAGTTTCTTAAAACTTCTGAGGCTAAATATGTATTATTTGGAATACCCGAAGATATTGGCATAAGAGCTAATTTTGGGAGACCAGGAGCAGCATCTGCTTGGGATAGTGCTATAAAAAGTATTGCAAATATTCAACACAACCGTTTTTGCAAAGGAAGCCAACTCATTGTTTTAGGACAATTAGATGTTAGTGAAGAAATGAAAGATGTGGAACATTTAGATTTTAATGACATTGACGACAGAGCAAAATTAAGTCAGTTAGTTGAAAAAATAGATAAAGATGTGTCTCATATTATTTTCAATATCGTGAAATCAGGAAAAACTCCTATAATTATTGGTGGAGGTCATAATAATTCTTACGGAAATATTAAAGGTTCGGCTTTAGCCAAGGGTAAACCTGTAAATGCAATCAATTTTGATGCTCATTCTGATTTTAGAATTTTAGAAGGAAGACACAGCGGCAATGGTTTTTCTTATGCCTATGAAGAAGGTTTTCTTAAAAAATATTTCATTTTTGGTTTACACGAAAACTATACTTCTAAAAGCGTTTTGGATATCATTAAAAAAATTGAAGATCGCGTGCGCTACAATACGTACGACAGTATTAATATTAGAAAAGAAAAAGAGTTCAATATGGAGATGGGACTAGCTTTGGAATTTGTAAATGATGATTTTTATGGAATCGAAATTGATCTGGATGCTATTCCTAATATTGCTTGCAGCGCAATGACTTTGAGTGGTTTCTCAGTGGAACAACTTCGTCAATTTGTTTCGTTTTTCGCAAAAAATAAAAACGCAACCTATTTGCATATTTGCGAAGGTGCCCCAGATTTAGGAGAAGACAAAAACAATCATCTAATTGGAAAGCTTATAGGTTATCTTGTTACCGATTTTATTAAATCTAATACTAATAATAATCTTGCTTTGACAAGAACCATACTATAA